ACATCTGCTCCTCGGGACAGAAAGAGCCTGTGTACAGAGCAGTTCATTACGACAATAAAATACTGCAAAAAAATCTGCAGGTCTGAAAAAGTACAAGACGTCGAATATCAGACTAATCAgttgtaataaaaagaaatgcctGATAGCGGATAAtctgaaaacaataataatgatgtgtCTCCATCTGAGTGGGACAAACCCCACAGCTCCACACTCACATGACACAATCCAACTGGTTCTGTCTGACAGCAATGTGCAAAGGCGTGTCCCCGTGTATGTTCATAGTATGCAGGTCTGATCTGTTCTCCAGCAGAAGTTGAGCGATGTCTGTACAGCCAGCAAATGCTGCCCAGTGCAAACAGATATTCTCCTCCTAGAAATAATTAAAGCACCAATAATGTATAATAGGCTGTATATGATACGTTAATAAGCTCTTTTTAGTCTCCAAAACGTTATAAACTCTTTAGAATAAGGAAATGAAATACAATTACATCATGAGAACACAACTGCACTGCCTACCCTGACATTTCATCTGCACTGAAAAGTCCTTCTCTTACTCTCTGACCTACAAGAATACCTCAAATGTGGCAGAGCTGATCAGCTCCGCTGTAAATCTATGGTGGTCCTAATTTGAGACCCATAAAATCtaaacagggggaaaaaaatggccAGACTGATTTTATGATTTAACTATCTGTCTAACATTGCAGGATTGAAATCCTTCAGCCTCAGCCCTGCTCTTCAAAACCAGCACCCACCTTATCTCTCATATGGATATCGGCTCCACGGGCAATCAACAGCTTTGCCTGCTCTGTGTGCAAATTTTCAGTTGCCCAGGTGATGGGGGTCCAACCGCCGTCATCCTGAGAAGTTCACATATAACAACTTACGATCTGTTACACAGGTCAGAGCTATTTTTAAGTCCCTCTCTCAAGTGCCTCTCTCAAGTGCTCTGACACCTGTCTCAGGTCAATAtcagagtgagtgtgagtgtgtgtgtgtgtgtgtgtgcgtgtgatatATATAAGAGCTGCACACATGAAGTGCACATATCACTGCATACCTTACAGTTAACATCTACAGAGGCAGCAGATAGGAGATGCTGCAGAATACCGATGTGGCCTCCTCGAGTCACCATGTGGAGACAAGTAGAGCCCCTTATATCCTGGGAGAAGACAGTAAAATGAGAGTTTGATACAGCACAAATCAGCTACACAATGGAATGTGTCTTCTTACCTTGTGTGATGTTGAGGCTCCGGCCTTCAGTAGGTACTCTACTGTCTCCATGTGGTTGTTCTCACACGCGTCCATCAGAGGAGTGCGCTGCTGGTCATCACACGTGTCCAGGTTTGCCCCCGCCTCAAAGGAACACACACAGAAGTGCACTCAGCCAACACTTATTCAGAACGAATGACTGGGTTGACAGGTTAATGTTGGCAGCCTCGTGAAGCTTTATGGTACCTGGACCAGGATGTGGCAGATCTCTTTGTAGCCTTCAGCAGCAGCTGCATGGAGTGGGGTACGCCTCCTCTCACTCTCCATTTGCAAGTTAGGGTCCGTTCCTTCCACTTATAGGCACAAAATCGACAAATGATTTCATCAGTGTTTCACGTGGGCAATAACGACGCTATGTAGCTCAGGCAGTGTCTGAAATTATTCTAGGTGATTATTCATACAACCCCTTACCCAGCATGTGCATGACTTGTTGAAGCTCTCCTCTTTTAGCGGAGAAGAACAGCTGCTTTGGGGGAAGCTTTGATCTTTTATATCTtagagaacagaaaaaaaatttaatgcacATAATCaaaaaatctccaaaaatctCATGTACCGCAGAtgaaaatctttaaataatgaataataaagtaTTCGCTTGCAACTCTTGCATCTCTGTAACTCTCTCTACATGTCCCACTTTCCTAATGTGACCCAGTGGAATTACATGATCATTACCTACTAGATCATAATAAGTTCTATGCCCTAAAGATATTTAATCACAATAACCTGTGCTCTAAAATTTTGAGCAATTTATATACAGCTTACTTTCCATCCTCCAGTGCTTCCAGAACCGTCTCCAGTGACTCTACAGCATGTTCCACAGGTGTATCATCAGGTGAAGAGACCTGTCCTGGCTTTctacaaaatataaatcaaataatactatataaaagcaataaaaatcatAGACAACTCATAGAAGAATAATCTCCAGTTAAAACAGGAATGTTACAGCTGCCAGCCTACTCTGCCAAAGCGAAGTCGTCTTTATCTCCAGGTAAAGCAGCTGCAGTGACTGCAGTAATTGGAGAGGCTTTGGGGATGGTGACCTCTTTGGCCTGGCTAGCCTCCTCACCGCAGTGAGGGCAGAAGAGCTGACCACGAATCGTCGGCGCACAGCTCTGGTGGAACCGGTGAGAGATGTGCCCATCTGGCTGGCATTCCATAAACGTTCCCTgcgaaagaaaattaaaaaaatacagccaTTAATAATTAGAAACATTTCCACATCAACTTCATTGAATTGTCTTTCAGATTATGTATTTCTGCTATATGAAACACTCTATATTTAGTCCCAGAGGACTgactgttcctgccccttttCCCTCTATGGATCTTCCCACtccgtccaggcctgcctctggatagtgttctcttcgattggaggccactctgtgcagctggggacggtttctcatcaacaccttgggtggttccatggaGTAAAAataggagctttgaggatggattgactgtagttaatgtcaacagtctgctacactgactcaggactacagtttgcttctgataaccatcactgtacctctcagggagtttttccttgccacagttaccaccggcttgctcatcagggacaaacttacttataaagaacatattaattttttatcaccacattatctgtgtaaagctgctttgagacaatgttcattgttaaaaatgctatacaaataaaaatgaattgatttgaattgaattgactgGCTGTCACAAATGCCTTCAATAAAGACACAAAGATTttcacaaaaatctttttttttctaacgctTGTTCAATGACGCATTATCGGATCAGACAGTAGGCTTCCAGTGTACATTAGAAACATGcattcttatatttattttctaaaagaGTGCACCAAACAGAGTGTGAACCGTATATGTGCACCAGTCTCTATACTACTGTCGCTATACTCTAAGAAAATAGCTTCCGCTTGCACAGCACTGACATTCCAGTAACCTGGAAAAATGGAAATCTGTCATTTTCCATCAGTATAAATCCTGCTGTAAGATTAAACAGGACACTGCTGAGTTTctgtgtatagagtatagagacACTATTTTTAGGTGGTACCGAGTTAGTACGATAGTACAACACCAATAAGCTGCCAAAATAATCTTTAAAACTTGTTGGCTGGgtaaagacaaagaaatacttatacatttttaatgtcttGAGTGGCTGCTCGCACAGAAACCATTAATCACTCCTGTTAATCAAATAAAGTCAATGCTGAACATGCTACGTTTAACAAGGTGAGATAATTAGAGGGTCTCTGGCAAAGGAGCTTTACATTACAACCAAAAATAATTAAGGTCAGGTACAGGGTCTTTATCAGCATCAGACACTTCTGACCTTTTATTGGTGGTGCCTTTAACAATAATGTAATGAAGATCTTTTGAAAGAAGACAGAAAACACTAAATATTCTTCTCCACTAATGACAGCCGAGGCTGTACTCACAGCTCTGCAGAAGACACCACAGCCTGGGCAGCTCTGATGTTTGACCATGCCGGCCCGGTGATCCTCACACAGCACCAGCAGTGGGATCCGCAAAGACGGGCGCATCATCTCCTGCTTCTGGATTGGTCTTCGACATAAACTCAGCTACgtgtggagaaagagagagaggaattgttACGATTTGTAGcagacaggaagaaaaaaaacaaaaaaaagtaaatagaaaCATTTGCACTCAGGTAAAAAAttgagagacactgagaggaaGTGATAGCTGATAGTGAAGTGTTAGACAAAGAGAGCAATACCTTCCCATCTACACCTTCTACAGCCATGCACTTTCCCTCTGCCAGCGTTACTACGTCCTGGTTCCTGGGTGTTTCCATGCGGCAGCTGCACAGAGGCGGCTCCATGGTCTCGTCTGACTCCATATTTTCCTTATCCTCAGGCAAACCTGGAAAACAGCAGCTATTTCTCAGTTCTTCAGCAAGATACAGGCACAAGAGTTATTGTTAAAAGGCTTCAGGAAAATGCAGGTGCATAAGGGGACTCCTGTGGAACCCaaaacatattatatacatatataaataaatatatttatatttagtttaaagataaagtgtgtgttaagAGTTTAGAAATAGTACTTTACACTAGAGCAGCACAGAACTGTGTATTAATCATTGCATTTCATTTAGTCAATCTTTGTTTTGTGATGTAAACACTGCCAGCACTGATTTTGTTTACTAAATACAATACACCAAGAGAGAACCTACCAAGTGCCCTACATTTGGGATTTATCCATATTtaagttgtattttattgtctgtaaaagtttacatttaaatgtctcagttattatgtaatatatacacaccagaAGCGTGCACTTGACACAAAAACACCAACATCTTTCTGTTTCTTGGTGACAATAGTTGCACAAGAAGTATGAGGTAAAATGAGTCAcagattgtattattttttggcAGAAAGAATTCAACACTGATGTAAAGAGCAGTGTAAGTGCCTTTACTGAGTACCTGTGTGTATAGCAGTGAAGACACTCTCCTCTGCCAGCGTGTGTAGAGGAAGCTCTGTATATTCTTCTTGGATGTTTTCTGGAGATTTGACACCTTCACTCTCGTTCTGGAATTCAGCCGAACCTTCTTCAGCCGCTCTTCCACTCAGCTTCTCGCTGCTGTCCATGTTTGTTCTGGGTTTGAAAGCCTCCTCTAAGGGCAGCTGTACCCCTCTGACTTCACGTGACACCGGTTTCTAATGACAGGATACGATAATCCTTATTAAGACTTAATATTCAGATGGAGTAGAATATTCATAATTTTACAACACCATATATAGAACGAAACAAAAATAGCTTTCTACAGTACCTAttcaacactacacactaaactAAATAAGTTGGTACATGGTGTGAAATGGTGTGACCCATGCAACgaattgcaaatctcataaacctagattttattcattatagaacatagaaaacatataaatGGTTCAACTGAGGAAATGCATCAAGAATATTCTCAAAGCTCATTTAGAACGCACAGTGGAAAAGTGTAAAAGGAAACGCCGGCGTTTCTGGATCACGTTCACGCataccttcttctttgcatgataaagataaacctgcatttgtggGACGACATGGCAAACTGTTTACAGAGAATGATTTCTGGAGTATTTATCGAGGTGTGAATGAGCCCATTCTGTGATTTCTTTTACCGAATTAtgtctgttttaaatgcagtgccgtCTGAGGAAAAATCACGAGCCTCCATTGTTGATTTTTGCCCATTTGTCCCCGTGTGGGCAGAGATTCTCCAGATTCCTGAAAACTTTTGATGATctcatgtactgtaaatgatgggatatttaactgttttgcaattttatgctgaacatttttctgaaatagttttttgtcttttccagATTGATGAAGCTCTGCCCCTTTTTTACATCTgggagactctgcctctctcaggtacactatttatacacaatcatcttactgacctgctgtcaattaacctcattagttgcaaaatatttgtaaacTGTTTAATCTTTATAACgtacttttccagccttttgttgccccgGCCCAACTTTTTTAATACGTGTtgtttttcccttaaaatggtacatttcctcagtgtaaacatttgatattCTATGTACGAttgtgggtttatgagatttgcagttcattgcattctgtttttatttacattttacacagtgacCCATCTTCTTTGTACTATATAAAGTGAATAATAAGCATGGTTGTGATGTAATCAGTTAAAGCCACTCACTTGGCTGTTTGAGGTAGGTAAGAGGAGGTTCTGCTGAGCTGAcactttggttttctttttggGAACAAAGCTGTACAAGcccatcttcc
This region of Silurus meridionalis isolate SWU-2019-XX chromosome 27, ASM1480568v1, whole genome shotgun sequence genomic DNA includes:
- the ehmt1a gene encoding histone-lysine N-methyltransferase EHMT1a, whose protein sequence is MAKSKKPGVDKPGDASKRGRKKKLKPKGGASESERTQKDTETGLHLLSGKTAAKTTSSHTSKVSDTATSSLEKTESSDSDVAPTQTHAVKSLQSSSRTSWRTERDTSSKSSAEGNKGSTLVQSRLAWKTMASPAPVVDDLKNPNAEKSTKVKDTELKFMSSTQLKLPQRPKGSAKTQTVTKKKKKKRKMGLYSFVPKKKTKVSAQQNLLLPTSNSQKPVSREVRGVQLPLEEAFKPRTNMDSSEKLSGRAAEEGSAEFQNESEGVKSPENIQEEYTELPLHTLAEESVFTAIHTGLPEDKENMESDETMEPPLCSCRMETPRNQDVVTLAEGKCMAVEGVDGKLSLCRRPIQKQEMMRPSLRIPLLVLCEDHRAGMVKHQSCPGCGVFCRAGTFMECQPDGHISHRFHQSCAPTIRGQLFCPHCGEEASQAKEVTIPKASPITAVTAAALPGDKDDFALAEKPGQVSSPDDTPVEHAVESLETVLEALEDGKYKRSKLPPKQLFFSAKRGELQQVMHMLVEGTDPNLQMESERRRTPLHAAAAEGYKEICHILVQAGANLDTCDDQQRTPLMDACENNHMETVEYLLKAGASTSHKDIRGSTCLHMVTRGGHIGILQHLLSAASVDVNCKDDGGWTPITWATENLHTEQAKLLIARGADIHMRDKEENICLHWAAFAGCTDIAQLLLENRSDLHTMNIHGDTPLHIAVRQNQLDCVMLFLSRGADVNLKNKDGETPLDCCSINSKMWSILNTSKKLTDARNGRDRQGEQLLCRDLSRGYEDIPVTCVNGVDQEPCPSFKYVPENCFTAQVNIDENITHLQHCTCKDDCSSSSCICGQLSIRCWYDREGRLLQEFCREDPPFLFECNHACACWRTCRNRVVQNRLRARLQVFRTAKMGWGVRALQDVPKGAFICEFAGEIISDGEANVRDNDSYMFNLDNKVGEVYCIDAQFYGNVSRFMNHLCEPNLFPVRVFTKHQDLRFPRIALFSCKPIRAGDELGFDYGDQYWEIKKKYFSCQCSSPNCRHSGAGLGHGHVDSSAQTPPVRSSSQVASTRHIRSANTGQAASQT